A genomic window from Streptomyces mirabilis includes:
- a CDS encoding AraC family ligand binding domain-containing protein: MGARREEARWTRATLGRDGPPLDLLTAHFDQHRYAPHAHDEFTIGVCVGGSEIIDYRGGRIHTGPGSIVVLAPGEMHTGGPAASDGYAYRALYAEPSLLTEGILGSPPHFRDPVLDDPELAAALRTAHTDLSACPDPLEAESRLPWLLAALARRHSTARPACDTVPGAAHMAHAVRDRLADELQAPPSLASLATDLGLSRYQLLRAFRTTMGIPPYAWLAQYRVNRARALLESGLRPAEVAPLVGFADQAHLTRWFRRVLGVTPAAYRTSVSPTA, translated from the coding sequence ATGGGTGCACGACGTGAAGAGGCCCGCTGGACCCGGGCCACTCTCGGCCGCGACGGTCCGCCCCTCGACCTCCTGACCGCGCACTTCGACCAGCACCGCTACGCTCCCCACGCCCACGACGAGTTCACCATCGGAGTCTGCGTCGGCGGCTCCGAGATCATCGACTACCGGGGCGGCCGCATCCACACCGGCCCCGGCTCGATCGTCGTCCTGGCTCCGGGCGAGATGCACACCGGCGGCCCGGCCGCTTCCGACGGCTACGCCTACCGGGCCCTGTACGCCGAGCCCTCCCTGCTCACCGAGGGAATTCTGGGCAGCCCCCCGCACTTCCGGGACCCCGTCCTCGACGACCCCGAACTGGCCGCCGCCCTGCGCACCGCCCACACCGACCTGAGCGCCTGCCCCGACCCCCTGGAGGCCGAGTCCCGCCTCCCCTGGCTGCTGGCCGCCCTCGCCCGTCGCCACTCCACGGCCCGCCCGGCGTGCGACACGGTGCCGGGAGCGGCCCACATGGCCCACGCCGTACGCGACCGCCTCGCCGACGAACTCCAGGCACCCCCGTCACTCGCCTCCCTCGCCACCGACCTGGGCCTCTCCCGCTACCAGCTCCTGCGCGCCTTCCGTACGACGATGGGGATACCGCCGTACGCCTGGCTGGCCCAGTACCGGGTGAACCGGGCCCGCGCCCTGCTGGAGAGCGGCCTGCGCCCCGCCGAGGTCGCCCCGCTCGTGGGCTTCGCGGACCAGGCGCACCTGACGCGCTGGTTCCGCAGGGTGCTCGGGGTGACACCGGCGGCGTACCGGACCAGCGTGTCGCCGACGGCGTAG
- a CDS encoding RNB domain-containing ribonuclease, whose protein sequence is MPCRHIRAICAPGAPLQAALCALRTELGVPGSFPPGVLEEAARPPRLPPHDATGIPFLTIDPPTSSDLDQAMHLSRRENGRGYRVRYAIADVAAFVAPGGALDAEAHRRVTTLYFPDEKVPLHPTRLSEGTASLLPDQTCPAVLWTIDLDADGRTEGVDVRRALVRSRAKLDYAHVQKWIDDGTAEEPLALLKEIGTLRERLEVERGGISLNVPEQEIVEKDGTYELGYRAPLPADAWNAQISLLTGMAAADLMLAHGTGVLRTLPAAPDGAVGRLRRTARALHIDWPHHVSYAHLVRSLDPHLPRHAAFLQECTTLLRGAGYTVFRGGALPDVTSHAAVAAPYAHCTAPLRRLVDRYASELCLAAAADEPPPDWVLTALDTLPKEMAEGSRRAGTVERECVDIVEAALLKDRVGDIFDGCVVDVMERQPTVGTVQLESPAVVARIEGGTRTLPLGERLRVRLTQADLGTAKVRFAPA, encoded by the coding sequence ATGCCGTGCCGCCACATCCGCGCCATCTGCGCACCGGGGGCTCCTCTGCAGGCCGCCCTGTGCGCCCTGCGGACCGAGCTCGGCGTGCCCGGGAGCTTCCCGCCCGGCGTACTGGAGGAGGCCGCCCGGCCACCCCGCCTGCCTCCCCACGACGCGACGGGCATCCCCTTCCTCACCATCGACCCGCCGACGTCCTCCGACCTCGACCAGGCGATGCACCTGTCCCGCCGCGAGAACGGCCGCGGCTACCGCGTCCGGTACGCGATCGCCGACGTCGCCGCCTTCGTCGCCCCCGGTGGCGCCCTGGACGCCGAGGCGCACCGCCGCGTGACGACCCTCTACTTCCCGGACGAGAAGGTCCCCCTTCATCCGACCCGGCTCTCCGAAGGCACCGCGAGCCTCCTGCCCGACCAGACCTGCCCGGCCGTGCTCTGGACGATCGACCTGGACGCGGACGGCCGCACGGAGGGCGTCGACGTACGCCGTGCCCTCGTCCGCAGCCGCGCCAAGCTCGACTACGCGCACGTACAGAAGTGGATCGACGACGGCACGGCGGAGGAACCGCTCGCCCTCCTCAAGGAGATCGGGACGCTGCGCGAGCGTCTGGAGGTGGAGCGAGGAGGGATCTCCCTCAACGTCCCCGAGCAGGAGATCGTCGAGAAGGACGGGACGTACGAACTCGGCTACCGCGCCCCGCTTCCCGCCGACGCCTGGAACGCGCAGATCTCCCTGCTCACCGGGATGGCGGCGGCCGACCTGATGCTCGCGCACGGCACCGGCGTCCTGCGCACGCTGCCCGCCGCCCCCGACGGCGCCGTCGGCCGCCTTCGCCGCACGGCCAGGGCCCTGCACATCGACTGGCCGCACCACGTCTCGTACGCGCATCTCGTCCGCTCCCTCGACCCGCACCTGCCGCGCCACGCGGCCTTCCTCCAGGAGTGCACGACGCTGCTGCGCGGCGCGGGCTACACGGTGTTCCGGGGCGGCGCCCTCCCGGACGTCACCTCGCACGCCGCCGTGGCCGCGCCCTACGCCCACTGCACGGCCCCCCTGCGCCGTCTCGTCGACCGCTACGCCTCGGAACTCTGCCTGGCCGCCGCCGCGGACGAACCGCCCCCCGACTGGGTCCTCACCGCCCTCGACACCCTCCCCAAGGAGATGGCCGAGGGCTCCCGACGCGCGGGCACCGTGGAACGCGAGTGCGTCGACATCGTGGAGGCCGCGCTCCTCAAGGACCGGGTCGGGGACATCTTCGACGGATGTGTGGTGGACGTGATGGAGCGTCAACCCACGGTCGGCACCGTCCAGTTGGAGTCTCCCGCGGTCGTCGCACGCATCGAGGGCGGCACCCGGACGCTGCCGCTGGGGGAGCGGTTGCGGGTCCGCCTCACCCAGGCCGACCTGGGGACGGCGAAGGTGCGGTTCGCGCCCGCGTGA
- the yaaA gene encoding peroxide stress protein YaaA: MLVLLPPSEGKAPSGRGTALKLESLSLPGLTEARRAVLDELAELCAGDEEKAREVLGLSEGLRGEIAKNTQLRSAGARPAGEIYTGVLYDALDLASLDTAAKRRASRSLLVFSGLWGALRVTDRIPSYRCSMGVRLPGLGALGAHWRTPMAAALPEAAGDGLVLDLRSSAYTGAWKPKGEVAGRTATVRVLHAPTRKVVSHFNKATKGRIVRSLLAAGAAPADPAELVETLRDLGYEVEVQAPARAGTAWALDVLVNEVH; encoded by the coding sequence GTGCTCGTGCTGCTGCCGCCTTCCGAGGGCAAGGCACCCTCCGGCCGGGGAACCGCGCTGAAGCTGGAGTCGCTGTCCCTGCCCGGGCTCACCGAGGCGCGTCGGGCGGTCCTCGACGAGCTGGCCGAGCTGTGCGCCGGCGACGAGGAGAAGGCCCGCGAGGTGCTCGGGCTGAGCGAGGGCCTGCGCGGCGAGATCGCCAAGAACACGCAGCTGCGCAGCGCGGGCGCGCGCCCGGCCGGGGAGATCTACACGGGGGTGCTGTACGACGCCCTGGACCTGGCCTCGCTGGACACGGCGGCCAAGCGGCGCGCCAGCCGCTCGCTGCTGGTCTTCTCCGGGCTGTGGGGCGCGCTCCGGGTGACGGACCGGATCCCGTCGTACCGCTGCTCGATGGGGGTGAGGCTGCCGGGGCTCGGGGCGCTGGGCGCGCACTGGCGTACGCCGATGGCCGCCGCGCTCCCCGAGGCGGCCGGCGACGGGCTGGTGCTCGACCTGCGGTCCTCGGCGTACACGGGCGCGTGGAAGCCGAAGGGCGAGGTGGCCGGGCGGACGGCGACGGTACGGGTGCTGCACGCGCCCACCCGGAAGGTGGTCAGCCACTTCAACAAGGCGACGAAGGGGCGGATCGTACGGAGTCTGCTGGCGGCCGGGGCCGCGCCCGCCGATCCGGCGGAGCTGGTGGAGACCTTGCGGGACCTGGGGTACGAGGTGGAGGTGCAGGCGCCCGCGCGGGCGGGGACGGCCTGGGCGCTGGATGTGCTGGTGAACGAGGTGCACTAG
- the eda gene encoding bifunctional 4-hydroxy-2-oxoglutarate aldolase/2-dehydro-3-deoxy-phosphogluconate aldolase codes for MSSPLPSVPAASVLDLAPVVPVVVVNEVADAVPLATALVAGGLPAIEVTLRTPCALDAIRAIADGVPGAVVGAGTVITPTQVTECVAAGARFLVSPGWTDVLLDAMKASGVPFLPGVSTTSEVVALLERGVREMKFFPAQAAGGTAYLRSLAGPLPQARFCPTGGIGPTYAPDYLALPNVGCVGGTWMLPEDAIAAKDWGRVESLAREAAALRPRG; via the coding sequence ATGAGCTCACCGCTGCCCTCGGTTCCCGCCGCCTCCGTGCTGGATCTCGCCCCCGTGGTACCCGTCGTCGTGGTGAACGAGGTCGCGGACGCCGTGCCCCTGGCCACGGCACTCGTCGCGGGTGGGCTGCCCGCGATAGAGGTGACCCTGCGGACGCCGTGCGCGCTCGACGCCATCCGGGCGATCGCGGACGGGGTGCCGGGCGCGGTGGTCGGCGCGGGCACCGTCATCACGCCGACGCAGGTGACGGAGTGCGTGGCCGCGGGCGCCCGCTTCCTGGTCAGCCCCGGCTGGACCGACGTACTGCTCGATGCCATGAAGGCGTCCGGGGTGCCGTTCCTGCCGGGGGTGTCCACGACCTCGGAGGTGGTGGCGCTGCTGGAGCGCGGGGTGCGGGAGATGAAGTTCTTCCCGGCGCAGGCCGCGGGCGGCACGGCGTACCTCAGGTCGCTCGCCGGACCGCTGCCGCAGGCCAGGTTCTGCCCGACGGGCGGCATCGGCCCCACCTACGCGCCGGACTACCTCGCCCTCCCCAACGTCGGCTGCGTGGGCGGGACATGGATGCTTCCCGAGGACGCGATCGCCGCGAAGGACTGGGGGCGGGTGGAGAGCCTGGCGCGCGAGGCGGCCGCGCTCAGGCCACGCGGATGA
- a CDS encoding NAD(P)-dependent alcohol dehydrogenase → MRAYHLETPGTVDGIAPRRTDRPEPGPRDILVRVRAVSLNKRDLLILNGTYPLKAVPDVIPLSDGAGEVVAVGAEVTRFAVGDRVASTYFPKWIDGRITPAQIDQPGATLPGMLTEYARLDENAAVRVPDHLGWEEAACLPCAGVTAWHALTGGEAVAPGETVLTLGTGALSLFAVQFAKLLGAEVVATTSSPEKAERLKALGADHIVRYADHPAWAQTVRDLTGGRGVDLVVETVGPETIEQSVRASALYGRIVLVSANSPRKASLEITTDALASSLVTMRRLFVGSRTHFESMNRALTLHGTRPVVDRTFGFDEVHEAFRHYESGVAFGKVVIRVA, encoded by the coding sequence ATGCGCGCCTACCACCTCGAAACGCCCGGCACCGTCGACGGCATCGCCCCGCGTCGGACGGACCGCCCCGAGCCCGGCCCCCGCGACATCCTCGTCCGCGTCCGCGCCGTCTCCCTCAACAAGCGCGATCTGCTGATCCTGAACGGTACCTATCCGCTGAAGGCCGTGCCGGACGTGATCCCGCTGAGTGACGGAGCGGGCGAAGTCGTCGCGGTGGGCGCGGAGGTGACCCGGTTCGCGGTCGGGGACCGGGTGGCGAGCACGTACTTCCCGAAGTGGATCGACGGCAGGATCACCCCCGCGCAGATCGACCAGCCCGGCGCCACCCTGCCCGGCATGCTCACCGAGTACGCGCGCCTCGACGAGAACGCGGCGGTGCGGGTGCCCGACCACCTCGGCTGGGAGGAGGCCGCCTGCCTGCCCTGCGCGGGCGTCACGGCCTGGCACGCGCTGACCGGCGGGGAGGCGGTGGCCCCCGGCGAGACGGTGCTGACACTCGGCACGGGCGCGCTCTCGCTGTTCGCCGTGCAGTTCGCGAAGCTGCTGGGCGCCGAGGTCGTCGCCACGACGTCGAGCCCGGAGAAGGCCGAGCGGCTCAAGGCCCTGGGCGCCGACCACATCGTGCGGTACGCCGACCACCCCGCGTGGGCACAGACGGTCCGCGACCTCACGGGCGGGCGTGGCGTGGACCTCGTCGTCGAGACCGTGGGCCCGGAGACGATCGAGCAGTCGGTCCGCGCCTCGGCGCTCTACGGCAGGATCGTCCTGGTCAGTGCCAACAGCCCGCGCAAGGCCTCTCTGGAGATCACGACGGACGCGCTCGCGTCGAGCCTGGTGACGATGCGGCGGCTCTTCGTCGGCAGCCGTACTCACTTCGAGTCCATGAACCGGGCCCTCACCCTGCACGGCACCCGCCCGGTCGTCGACCGGACCTTCGGCTTCGACGAGGTCCACGAGGCGTTCCGCCACTACGAGTCCGGCGTGGCCTTCGGCAAGGTCGTCATCCGCGTGGCCTGA
- a CDS encoding helix-turn-helix transcriptional regulator: protein MTLSTAAASVTEPPPFARELLRWRTARRVSQLELASRAGTTQRYVSFIERGRSVPGREIVIRLAESLGLTLRERNSLLLAAGYAPAFAESPLDAVALKPVREALDSILEGHLPYPAVVAGPRGELVAANEAFDVLTEGADPALLAPPVNVLRLALHPRGMGSRVVNLDAWGQHIVENLRARAVRSPDPRLASLAEELADYVPASEPGADYLGFAVPLRLRCAEGELRLLTTLTSFATAVDVTLAELHLEAFLPADRETAELLRARAARRG from the coding sequence ATGACCCTCAGCACCGCAGCCGCCTCGGTGACCGAACCCCCGCCCTTCGCCCGGGAGCTGCTGCGCTGGCGCACCGCCCGCCGGGTCAGTCAGCTGGAGCTCGCCTCGCGGGCGGGGACGACCCAGCGGTACGTCAGTTTCATCGAGCGCGGACGGTCGGTGCCCGGCAGGGAGATCGTGATCCGGCTCGCCGAGTCGCTCGGCCTGACGTTGAGGGAGCGCAACTCGCTGCTGCTGGCGGCCGGTTACGCGCCCGCGTTCGCGGAGTCACCGCTCGACGCGGTCGCGCTGAAGCCCGTACGGGAGGCGTTGGACAGCATCCTCGAAGGGCATCTGCCGTATCCGGCGGTGGTGGCGGGGCCGCGGGGTGAACTGGTCGCGGCGAACGAGGCGTTCGACGTGCTCACCGAGGGCGCGGACCCCGCGCTGCTCGCGCCGCCCGTCAATGTGCTGCGGCTCGCGCTGCATCCGCGCGGGATGGGCTCGCGGGTGGTGAACCTGGACGCGTGGGGGCAGCACATCGTGGAGAACCTGCGGGCCCGTGCCGTGCGCAGTCCCGATCCCCGACTCGCCTCCCTGGCCGAGGAGTTGGCGGACTACGTACCGGCGAGTGAGCCCGGCGCCGACTATCTCGGGTTCGCCGTGCCGCTGCGACTGCGGTGCGCGGAGGGCGAGTTGAGACTGCTCACCACGCTGACGTCGTTCGCGACCGCGGTCGACGTGACGCTCGCCGAGCTCCACCTGGAGGCGTTCCTGCCGGCGGACCGGGAGACCGCCGAGCTCCTGCGGGCCCGGGCCGCTCGGCGCGGGTGA
- a CDS encoding zinc ribbon domain-containing protein translates to MNAAPADQIRLLDVQAFDVRLQQLAHKRRSLPEHAEIESLNKDLTQLRDLLVAAQTEESDCAREQTKAEQDVDQVRQRANRDQQRLDSGAVTSPKDLENLQREITSLAKRQGDLEDVVLEVMERRESAQERVAELTERTSSVQSKIDDATSRRDAAFESLDGEAASVTKEREVVAASVPADLLKLYDKLRQQQGGVGAARLYQRRCEGCRLELNITEVNDVKAASPDTVLRCENCRRILVRTSESGL, encoded by the coding sequence CTGAACGCCGCGCCCGCCGACCAGATCCGACTTCTCGACGTCCAGGCCTTCGACGTACGCCTGCAGCAGCTCGCGCACAAGCGCAGGTCCCTTCCCGAGCACGCCGAGATCGAGTCGCTGAACAAGGACCTCACGCAGCTGCGCGACCTGCTCGTCGCCGCGCAGACCGAGGAGAGCGACTGCGCCCGCGAGCAGACCAAGGCCGAGCAGGACGTGGACCAGGTGCGCCAGCGCGCCAACCGCGACCAGCAGCGCCTGGACTCCGGTGCCGTCACCTCCCCCAAGGACCTGGAGAACCTCCAGCGCGAGATCACCTCCCTCGCCAAGCGGCAGGGCGACCTGGAGGACGTCGTCCTCGAGGTCATGGAGCGCCGCGAGTCCGCGCAGGAGCGGGTCGCCGAGCTGACCGAGCGGACCTCCTCCGTGCAGTCGAAGATCGACGACGCGACCAGCCGTCGGGACGCCGCCTTCGAGTCCCTCGACGGCGAGGCCGCCTCGGTGACGAAGGAGCGCGAGGTCGTCGCGGCCTCCGTCCCCGCCGACCTGCTGAAGCTCTACGACAAGCTGCGCCAGCAGCAGGGCGGCGTCGGCGCCGCGCGGCTCTACCAGCGCCGTTGCGAGGGCTGCCGCCTCGAGCTCAACATCACCGAGGTCAACGACGTGAAGGCGGCCTCCCCGGACACCGTGCTGCGCTGCGAGAACTGCCGTCGCATCCTGGTGCGTACGTCCGAGTCCGGTCTGTAA
- a CDS encoding Nif3-like dinuclear metal center hexameric protein — translation MPRLSEVIAALDTLWPPERAEGWDAVGTVCGEPDQEITRVLFAVDPVREIVDEAVKLGANLLVTHHPLYLRGTTTVAADTFKGRVVHTLIKNDIALHVAHTNADRADPGVSDALAGALDLRVVRPLVPDPTDPEGRRGLGRVCELDHPLTVRELAARAAGRLPATAQGIRVAGDLEAVVRTVAVSGGSGDSLFDDVRAAGVDAFLTADLRHHPASEARAHSPLALLDAAHWATEWPWCELAAAQLDEISDRKGWGLRVHVSKTVTDPWTAHAASTETPNAMGAPN, via the coding sequence GTGCCCCGTCTGTCTGAAGTCATCGCCGCGCTCGACACCCTCTGGCCCCCCGAGAGGGCCGAGGGATGGGACGCGGTCGGCACCGTGTGCGGCGAGCCGGACCAGGAGATCACCCGCGTCCTGTTCGCCGTCGACCCCGTTCGGGAAATCGTCGACGAAGCGGTGAAGCTGGGCGCGAACCTGCTGGTCACCCACCATCCGCTCTATCTGCGCGGGACGACGACGGTCGCGGCCGACACCTTCAAGGGCCGGGTCGTGCACACCCTCATCAAGAACGACATCGCGCTGCACGTCGCCCACACCAACGCCGACCGCGCCGACCCGGGAGTCAGCGACGCCCTCGCCGGCGCGCTCGACCTCCGGGTCGTACGGCCACTCGTGCCGGACCCCACCGACCCCGAGGGCCGCCGCGGCCTCGGCCGCGTCTGTGAGCTGGACCACCCGCTGACCGTCCGCGAACTCGCCGCGCGCGCCGCCGGGCGACTGCCCGCCACCGCGCAGGGCATCCGCGTCGCCGGTGACCTGGAGGCGGTCGTACGGACCGTCGCGGTCAGCGGCGGCTCCGGCGACAGCCTCTTCGACGACGTGCGCGCCGCCGGCGTCGACGCCTTCCTCACCGCGGACCTGCGCCACCACCCGGCGTCGGAGGCCCGCGCCCACAGTCCTCTCGCGCTGCTCGACGCGGCGCACTGGGCCACCGAGTGGCCCTGGTGCGAGCTGGCCGCCGCCCAGCTCGACGAGATCTCCGACCGCAAGGGATGGGGCCTGCGGGTCCACGTCTCCAAGACGGTCACCGACCCCTGGACCGCCCACGCGGCGTCCACCGAAACACCTAACGCAATGGGAGCCCCCAACTGA